A DNA window from Mastomys coucha isolate ucsf_1 unplaced genomic scaffold, UCSF_Mcou_1 pScaffold21, whole genome shotgun sequence contains the following coding sequences:
- the LOC116102116 gene encoding Friend virus susceptibility protein 1-like, with protein sequence MAERVLVPTQIGRGDRYYTYTELLAISRRFKQNPNELMVTWILRVYDQGGPALSLNSGELGLLGDLTHDAIFNYRCKALRGAGCQTLLSWLLQAWRQRWESSLHFEATELPFRPWTTMEEGIQLVRELGMIEWIYLDPEGPVDLAPEDVAFTQGLQRRLLTAAPSELRLSLVSLLVRGMTVLEAVMEIQTIADVGLLWRQSHPGRTKLMLGPNPTRKDLLGWLLSHGVPREQVDRQPTKVLLELYIKEAKRSRGHPNYGLTEEQPPPPPYSDQACGEEQPVHHGLIVD encoded by the coding sequence ATGGCAGAGAGAGTGCTGGTGCCCACCCAGATAGGCCGGGGGGACCGCTACTACACATACACGGAGCTGTTGGCTATCTCACGGCGTTTCAAGCAGAACCCCAATGAGCTCATGGTCACCTGGATCCTGCGGGTGTATGATCAGGGAGGCCCTGCCCTGTCCCTGAATTCTGGGGAGCTGGGGCTGCTAGGTGACCTCACCCATGATGCCATCTTTAACTACCGCTGCAAGGCCCTGAGGGGGGCTGGCTGCCAGACTCTACTGAGCTGGCTGCTGCAGGCCTGGCGTCAGCGCTGGGAATCCTCCCTGCATTTTGAGGCCACTGAGTTACCCTTCAGGCCCTGGACCACCATGGAGGAAGGCATCCAGCTAGTGCGTGAGCTGGGCATGATTGAGTGGATCTACCTTGACCCAGAAGGGCCTGTGGACCTGGCCCCAGAGGATGTGGCCTTCACTCAAGGCCTGCAGCGGCGCCTGCTCACAGCAGCGCCCTCTGAGCTGCGGCTTTCACTGGTCAGCCTGCTGGTGCGTGGCATGACGGTATTGGAGGCGGTGATGGAAATCCAGACTATTGCTGATGTGGGCCTGCTCTGGCGCCAGAGCCATCCAGGCCGCACCAAGCTCATGTTGGGGCCCAACCCAACTCGTAAGGACCTCCTAGGCTGGCTGCTCAGCCACGGTGTACCCCGGGAGCAAGTAGACAGGCAGCCCACCAAGGTACTCCTAGAACTGTACATCAAAGAAGCCAAGCGCAGTCGTGGCCACCCCAACTATGGGCTGACTGAGGAGCAGCCCCCACCACCCCCTTACTCCGACCAGGCCTGTggggaagagcaaccagtgcatCATGGACTGATTGTGGACTGA
- the Acp4 gene encoding testicular acid phosphatase isoform X5 encodes MRSCPRYHELLRESTEAADYQEALEGWTDFLTRLGNFTGLSLVGEPLRRAWKVLDTLICQRAHGLDLPSWASPDVLRTLSQISALDIRAHVGPPRAAEKAQLTGGILLDAILSNFSRAQRLGLPLKMVMYSAHDSTLLALQGALGLYDGNTPPYAACMAFEFRGSSREPEEEDGENVTISLIYRNDTSRPPLPLRVPGCPAPCPLGRFQQLTAPARPPAHGAPCHGSYEPASPPDRWSILWKQAKGGQVRLCLTCPGPNSSPRFYPRRNRIKPHTPQRAMNQPFNRNSRRQKFQGCPPRPSIKSRPALARGHLCSQGDQTQLEGASKGKGMVKRKRGQGLQNKIFTKGRSPLPKTKVSHKLKIKYKVKMLH; translated from the exons ATGCGCAGCTGTCCTCGATACCATGAGCTGTTGCGGGAGTCCACAGAGGCAGCTGACTACCAGGAGGCCCTGGAGGGCTGGACG GACTTCCTGACCCGCCTGGGCAACTTCACCGGGCTGTCCCTGGTTGGAGAGCCACTCCGCAGAGCATGGAAAGTTCTGGATACCTTGATCTGCCAG cgTGCCCATGGTCTTGATCTCCCATCCTGGGCCTCCCCAGATGTCTTGAGGACTCTGTCACAGATTTCTGCTCTGGATATCAGGGCACATGTGGGCCCACCCCGAGCAGCAGAAAAAGCCCAGCTGACAGGCG GGATTCTGCTGGATGCCATCCTCAGCAACTTCTCACGGGCCCAGCGCCTGGGGCTGCCCCTCAAGATGGTCATGTACTCAGCT CATGACAGCACCCTGCTGGCCCTCCAGGGAGCCCTGGGCCTCTACGATGGGAACACCCCACCTTACGCTGCCTGCATGGCCTTTGAATTCCGGGGGAGCTCCAGGGAaccagaggaggaagatggaga GAATGTCACCATCTCTCTCATCTACCGCAATGATACCTCCCGCCCACCCCTGCCACTCAGGGTCCCTGGGTGCCCAGCTCCCTGTCCACTTGGGCGCTTCCAGCAGCTGACTGCTCCAGCCCGGCCTCCAGCTCACGGGGCCCCCTGCCATGGTTCTTATGAGCCTGCCAGCCCCCCAG ACCGCTGGAGTATCCTCTGGAAACAGGCCAAAGGTGGGCAAGTGCGCCTATGCCTCACCTGCCCCGGACCCAACTCATCACCCAGATTCTACCCACGCCGGAACCGAATCAAACCACACACCCCACAGAGGGCAATGAACCAGCCATTTAATAGAAACTCACGAAGGCAGAAGTTCCAGGGCTGCCCACCTCGCCCCTCCATTAAATCCAGACCTGCATTGGCCAGGGGCCATCTGTGCAGCCAGGGAGACCAGACCCAGCTGGAAGGTGCTTCAAAAGGGAAGGGGATGGTTAAAAGAAAACGGGGACAGGgtcttcaaaacaaaatctttacAAAGGGGCGTTCTCCTCTCCCCAAAACCAAAGTGTCACATaagctcaaaataaaatataaagtaaaaatgctGCATTAG
- the Acp4 gene encoding testicular acid phosphatase isoform X1 — MNSPLSFDPQCLPFDSLFLTFNFTYSKLNLKLLIWDPADPWPVHPLCCPHLPQVYIRSTDFDRTLESAQANLAGLFPEAAPGSPETDWKPIPVHTVPVSEDKLLRFPMRSCPRYHELLRESTEAADYQEALEGWTDFLTRLGNFTGLSLVGEPLRRAWKVLDTLICQRAHGLDLPSWASPDVLRTLSQISALDIRAHVGPPRAAEKAQLTGGILLDAILSNFSRAQRLGLPLKMVMYSAHDSTLLALQGALGLYDGNTPPYAACMAFEFRGSSREPEEEDGENVTISLIYRNDTSRPPLPLRVPGCPAPCPLGRFQQLTAPARPPAHGAPCHGSYEPASPPDRWSILWKQAKGGQVRLCLTCPGPNSSPRFYPRRNRIKPHTPQRAMNQPFNRNSRRQKFQGCPPRPSIKSRPALARGHLCSQGDQTQLEGASKGKGMVKRKRGQGLQNKIFTKGRSPLPKTKVSHKLKIKYKVKMLH; from the exons ATGAACTCACCTTTGAGTTTTGATCCTCAATGCCTACCCTTTGACTCCCTCTTCCTGACCTTTAACTTTACCTACTCCAAACTAAATCTGAAGCTTTTGATTTGGGACCCTGCTGACCCTTGGCCTGTCCACCCGCTCTGCTGCCCTCATCTACCCCAGGTATACATCCGCAGCACAGATTTTGACCGGACATTGGAGAGTGCACAAGCCAACCTGGCTGGGCTCTTCCCTGAGGCTGCCCCTGGAAGTCCTGAAACTGACTGGAAGCCCATTCCAGTGCATACAGTGCCTGTGTCTGAGGACAAG tTGCTGAGGTTCCCCATGCGCAGCTGTCCTCGATACCATGAGCTGTTGCGGGAGTCCACAGAGGCAGCTGACTACCAGGAGGCCCTGGAGGGCTGGACG GACTTCCTGACCCGCCTGGGCAACTTCACCGGGCTGTCCCTGGTTGGAGAGCCACTCCGCAGAGCATGGAAAGTTCTGGATACCTTGATCTGCCAG cgTGCCCATGGTCTTGATCTCCCATCCTGGGCCTCCCCAGATGTCTTGAGGACTCTGTCACAGATTTCTGCTCTGGATATCAGGGCACATGTGGGCCCACCCCGAGCAGCAGAAAAAGCCCAGCTGACAGGCG GGATTCTGCTGGATGCCATCCTCAGCAACTTCTCACGGGCCCAGCGCCTGGGGCTGCCCCTCAAGATGGTCATGTACTCAGCT CATGACAGCACCCTGCTGGCCCTCCAGGGAGCCCTGGGCCTCTACGATGGGAACACCCCACCTTACGCTGCCTGCATGGCCTTTGAATTCCGGGGGAGCTCCAGGGAaccagaggaggaagatggaga GAATGTCACCATCTCTCTCATCTACCGCAATGATACCTCCCGCCCACCCCTGCCACTCAGGGTCCCTGGGTGCCCAGCTCCCTGTCCACTTGGGCGCTTCCAGCAGCTGACTGCTCCAGCCCGGCCTCCAGCTCACGGGGCCCCCTGCCATGGTTCTTATGAGCCTGCCAGCCCCCCAG ACCGCTGGAGTATCCTCTGGAAACAGGCCAAAGGTGGGCAAGTGCGCCTATGCCTCACCTGCCCCGGACCCAACTCATCACCCAGATTCTACCCACGCCGGAACCGAATCAAACCACACACCCCACAGAGGGCAATGAACCAGCCATTTAATAGAAACTCACGAAGGCAGAAGTTCCAGGGCTGCCCACCTCGCCCCTCCATTAAATCCAGACCTGCATTGGCCAGGGGCCATCTGTGCAGCCAGGGAGACCAGACCCAGCTGGAAGGTGCTTCAAAAGGGAAGGGGATGGTTAAAAGAAAACGGGGACAGGgtcttcaaaacaaaatctttacAAAGGGGCGTTCTCCTCTCCCCAAAACCAAAGTGTCACATaagctcaaaataaaatataaagtaaaaatgctGCATTAG
- the Acp4 gene encoding testicular acid phosphatase isoform X3 gives MNSPLSFDPQCLPFDSLFLTFNFTYSKLNLKLLIWDPADPWPVHPLCCPHLPQVYIRSTDFDRTLESAQANLAGLFPEAAPGSPETDWKPIPVHTVPVSEDKLLRFPMRSCPRYHELLRESTEAADYQEALEGWTDFLTRLGNFTGLSLVGEPLRRAWKVLDTLICQRAHGLDLPSWASPDVLRTLSQISALDIRAHVGPPRAAEKAQLTGGILLDAILSNFSRAQRLGLPLKMVMYSAHDSTLLALQGALGLYDGNTPPYAACMAFEFRGSSREPEEEDGENVTISLIYRNDTSRPPLPLRVPGCPAPCPLGRFQQLTAPARPPAHGAPCHGSYEPASPPEQMETGNLPGHCLRPLEYPLETGQRWASAPMPHLPRTQLITQILPTPEPNQTTHPTEGNEPAI, from the exons ATGAACTCACCTTTGAGTTTTGATCCTCAATGCCTACCCTTTGACTCCCTCTTCCTGACCTTTAACTTTACCTACTCCAAACTAAATCTGAAGCTTTTGATTTGGGACCCTGCTGACCCTTGGCCTGTCCACCCGCTCTGCTGCCCTCATCTACCCCAGGTATACATCCGCAGCACAGATTTTGACCGGACATTGGAGAGTGCACAAGCCAACCTGGCTGGGCTCTTCCCTGAGGCTGCCCCTGGAAGTCCTGAAACTGACTGGAAGCCCATTCCAGTGCATACAGTGCCTGTGTCTGAGGACAAG tTGCTGAGGTTCCCCATGCGCAGCTGTCCTCGATACCATGAGCTGTTGCGGGAGTCCACAGAGGCAGCTGACTACCAGGAGGCCCTGGAGGGCTGGACG GACTTCCTGACCCGCCTGGGCAACTTCACCGGGCTGTCCCTGGTTGGAGAGCCACTCCGCAGAGCATGGAAAGTTCTGGATACCTTGATCTGCCAG cgTGCCCATGGTCTTGATCTCCCATCCTGGGCCTCCCCAGATGTCTTGAGGACTCTGTCACAGATTTCTGCTCTGGATATCAGGGCACATGTGGGCCCACCCCGAGCAGCAGAAAAAGCCCAGCTGACAGGCG GGATTCTGCTGGATGCCATCCTCAGCAACTTCTCACGGGCCCAGCGCCTGGGGCTGCCCCTCAAGATGGTCATGTACTCAGCT CATGACAGCACCCTGCTGGCCCTCCAGGGAGCCCTGGGCCTCTACGATGGGAACACCCCACCTTACGCTGCCTGCATGGCCTTTGAATTCCGGGGGAGCTCCAGGGAaccagaggaggaagatggaga GAATGTCACCATCTCTCTCATCTACCGCAATGATACCTCCCGCCCACCCCTGCCACTCAGGGTCCCTGGGTGCCCAGCTCCCTGTCCACTTGGGCGCTTCCAGCAGCTGACTGCTCCAGCCCGGCCTCCAGCTCACGGGGCCCCCTGCCATGGTTCTTATGAGCCTGCCAGCCCCCCAG AACAGATGGAGACAGGGAATCTCCCAGGGCACTGTCTAAG ACCGCTGGAGTATCCTCTGGAAACAGGCCAAAGGTGGGCAAGTGCGCCTATGCCTCACCTGCCCCGGACCCAACTCATCACCCAGATTCTACCCACGCCGGAACCGAATCAAACCACACACCCCACAGAGGGCAATGAACCAGCCATTTAA
- the Acp4 gene encoding testicular acid phosphatase isoform X2 yields the protein MNSPLSFDPQCLPFDSLFLTFNFTYSKLNLKLLIWDPADPWPVHPLCCPHLPQVYIRSTDFDRTLESAQANLAGLFPEAAPGSPETDWKPIPVHTVPVSEDKLLRFPMRSCPRYHELLRESTEAADYQEALEGWTDFLTRLGNFTGLSLVGEPLRRAWKVLDTLICQRAHGLDLPSWASPDVLRTLSQISALDIRAHVGPPRAAEKAQLTGGILLDAILSNFSRAQRLGLPLKMVMYSAHDSTLLALQGALGLYDGNTPPYAACMAFEFRGSSREPEEEDGENVTISLIYRNDTSRPPLPLRVPGCPAPCPLGRFQQLTAPARPPAHGAPCHGSYEPASPPAEQMETGNLPGHCLRPLEYPLETGQRWASAPMPHLPRTQLITQILPTPEPNQTTHPTEGNEPAI from the exons ATGAACTCACCTTTGAGTTTTGATCCTCAATGCCTACCCTTTGACTCCCTCTTCCTGACCTTTAACTTTACCTACTCCAAACTAAATCTGAAGCTTTTGATTTGGGACCCTGCTGACCCTTGGCCTGTCCACCCGCTCTGCTGCCCTCATCTACCCCAGGTATACATCCGCAGCACAGATTTTGACCGGACATTGGAGAGTGCACAAGCCAACCTGGCTGGGCTCTTCCCTGAGGCTGCCCCTGGAAGTCCTGAAACTGACTGGAAGCCCATTCCAGTGCATACAGTGCCTGTGTCTGAGGACAAG tTGCTGAGGTTCCCCATGCGCAGCTGTCCTCGATACCATGAGCTGTTGCGGGAGTCCACAGAGGCAGCTGACTACCAGGAGGCCCTGGAGGGCTGGACG GACTTCCTGACCCGCCTGGGCAACTTCACCGGGCTGTCCCTGGTTGGAGAGCCACTCCGCAGAGCATGGAAAGTTCTGGATACCTTGATCTGCCAG cgTGCCCATGGTCTTGATCTCCCATCCTGGGCCTCCCCAGATGTCTTGAGGACTCTGTCACAGATTTCTGCTCTGGATATCAGGGCACATGTGGGCCCACCCCGAGCAGCAGAAAAAGCCCAGCTGACAGGCG GGATTCTGCTGGATGCCATCCTCAGCAACTTCTCACGGGCCCAGCGCCTGGGGCTGCCCCTCAAGATGGTCATGTACTCAGCT CATGACAGCACCCTGCTGGCCCTCCAGGGAGCCCTGGGCCTCTACGATGGGAACACCCCACCTTACGCTGCCTGCATGGCCTTTGAATTCCGGGGGAGCTCCAGGGAaccagaggaggaagatggaga GAATGTCACCATCTCTCTCATCTACCGCAATGATACCTCCCGCCCACCCCTGCCACTCAGGGTCCCTGGGTGCCCAGCTCCCTGTCCACTTGGGCGCTTCCAGCAGCTGACTGCTCCAGCCCGGCCTCCAGCTCACGGGGCCCCCTGCCATGGTTCTTATGAGCCTGCCAGCCCCCCAG CAGAACAGATGGAGACAGGGAATCTCCCAGGGCACTGTCTAAG ACCGCTGGAGTATCCTCTGGAAACAGGCCAAAGGTGGGCAAGTGCGCCTATGCCTCACCTGCCCCGGACCCAACTCATCACCCAGATTCTACCCACGCCGGAACCGAATCAAACCACACACCCCACAGAGGGCAATGAACCAGCCATTTAA
- the Acp4 gene encoding testicular acid phosphatase isoform X7 translates to MAEPGSQGHTVGPLLLLLLLLLPQALPEGPLLFVALVFRHGDRAPLASYPTDPHKEAASTLWPRGLGQLTKEGIRQQLELGRFLRRRYKAFLSPEYRREEVYIRSTDFDRTLESAQANLAGLFPEAAPGSPETDWKPIPVHTVPVSEDKLLRFPMRSCPRYHELLRESTEAADYQEALEGWTDFLTRLGNFTGLSLVGEPLRRAWKVLDTLICQRAHGLDLPSWASPDVLRTLSQISALDIRAHVGPPRAAEKAQLTGGILLDAILSNFSRAQRLGLPLKMVMYSAHDSTLLALQGALGLYDGNTPPYAACMAFEFRGSSREPEEEDGENVTISLIYRNDTSRPPLPLRVPGCPAPCPLGRFQQLTAPARPPAHGAPCHGSYEPASPPATVPLLAGAVAVLAVLSLGLGLLAWRPSCLRALGGAV, encoded by the exons ATGGCTGAGCCCGGGTCTCAGGGCCACACTGTTGgacccttgctgctgctgctgttgctgttgctgcccCAGGCCCTGCCGGAGGGGCCCCTGCTATTTGTGGCTCTG GTGTTCCGACATGGCGACCGGGCCCCACTGGCCTCCTACCCCACAGATCCACACAAGGAAGCTGCTTCCACCTTGTGGCCTCGAGGCTTAGGCCAACTGACTaag GAGGGGATCCGCCAGCAGCTGGAACTGGGCCGATTTCTGAGGAGGCGTTACAAGGCCTTCCTGAGCCCTGAGTACAGGCGAGAAGAG GTATACATCCGCAGCACAGATTTTGACCGGACATTGGAGAGTGCACAAGCCAACCTGGCTGGGCTCTTCCCTGAGGCTGCCCCTGGAAGTCCTGAAACTGACTGGAAGCCCATTCCAGTGCATACAGTGCCTGTGTCTGAGGACAAG tTGCTGAGGTTCCCCATGCGCAGCTGTCCTCGATACCATGAGCTGTTGCGGGAGTCCACAGAGGCAGCTGACTACCAGGAGGCCCTGGAGGGCTGGACG GACTTCCTGACCCGCCTGGGCAACTTCACCGGGCTGTCCCTGGTTGGAGAGCCACTCCGCAGAGCATGGAAAGTTCTGGATACCTTGATCTGCCAG cgTGCCCATGGTCTTGATCTCCCATCCTGGGCCTCCCCAGATGTCTTGAGGACTCTGTCACAGATTTCTGCTCTGGATATCAGGGCACATGTGGGCCCACCCCGAGCAGCAGAAAAAGCCCAGCTGACAGGCG GGATTCTGCTGGATGCCATCCTCAGCAACTTCTCACGGGCCCAGCGCCTGGGGCTGCCCCTCAAGATGGTCATGTACTCAGCT CATGACAGCACCCTGCTGGCCCTCCAGGGAGCCCTGGGCCTCTACGATGGGAACACCCCACCTTACGCTGCCTGCATGGCCTTTGAATTCCGGGGGAGCTCCAGGGAaccagaggaggaagatggaga GAATGTCACCATCTCTCTCATCTACCGCAATGATACCTCCCGCCCACCCCTGCCACTCAGGGTCCCTGGGTGCCCAGCTCCCTGTCCACTTGGGCGCTTCCAGCAGCTGACTGCTCCAGCCCGGCCTCCAGCTCACGGGGCCCCCTGCCATGGTTCTTATGAGCCTGCCAGCCCCCCAG CCACGGTGCCCCTGCTGGCCGGAGCTGTGGCTGTGCTGGCTGTGCTAAGCCTGGGGCTTGGCCTTCTGGCCTGGAGACCCAGCTGCCTGCGGGCCCTGGGAGGGGCTGTGTGA
- the Acp4 gene encoding testicular acid phosphatase isoform X6, with amino-acid sequence MRSCPRYHELLRESTEAADYQEALEGWTDFLTRLGNFTGLSLVGEPLRRAWKVLDTLICQRAHGLDLPSWASPDVLRTLSQISALDIRAHVGPPRAAEKAQLTGGILLDAILSNFSRAQRLGLPLKMVMYSAHDSTLLALQGALGLYDGNTPPYAACMAFEFRGSSREPEEEDGENVTISLIYRNDTSRPPLPLRVPGCPAPCPLGRFQQLTAPARPPAHGAPCHGSYEPASPPATVPLLAGAVAVLAVLSLGLGLLAWRPSCLRALGGAV; translated from the exons ATGCGCAGCTGTCCTCGATACCATGAGCTGTTGCGGGAGTCCACAGAGGCAGCTGACTACCAGGAGGCCCTGGAGGGCTGGACG GACTTCCTGACCCGCCTGGGCAACTTCACCGGGCTGTCCCTGGTTGGAGAGCCACTCCGCAGAGCATGGAAAGTTCTGGATACCTTGATCTGCCAG cgTGCCCATGGTCTTGATCTCCCATCCTGGGCCTCCCCAGATGTCTTGAGGACTCTGTCACAGATTTCTGCTCTGGATATCAGGGCACATGTGGGCCCACCCCGAGCAGCAGAAAAAGCCCAGCTGACAGGCG GGATTCTGCTGGATGCCATCCTCAGCAACTTCTCACGGGCCCAGCGCCTGGGGCTGCCCCTCAAGATGGTCATGTACTCAGCT CATGACAGCACCCTGCTGGCCCTCCAGGGAGCCCTGGGCCTCTACGATGGGAACACCCCACCTTACGCTGCCTGCATGGCCTTTGAATTCCGGGGGAGCTCCAGGGAaccagaggaggaagatggaga GAATGTCACCATCTCTCTCATCTACCGCAATGATACCTCCCGCCCACCCCTGCCACTCAGGGTCCCTGGGTGCCCAGCTCCCTGTCCACTTGGGCGCTTCCAGCAGCTGACTGCTCCAGCCCGGCCTCCAGCTCACGGGGCCCCCTGCCATGGTTCTTATGAGCCTGCCAGCCCCCCAG CCACGGTGCCCCTGCTGGCCGGAGCTGTGGCTGTGCTGGCTGTGCTAAGCCTGGGGCTTGGCCTTCTGGCCTGGAGACCCAGCTGCCTGCGGGCCCTGGGAGGGGCTGTGTGA
- the Acp4 gene encoding testicular acid phosphatase isoform X4 produces MNSPLSFDPQCLPFDSLFLTFNFTYSKLNLKLLIWDPADPWPVHPLCCPHLPQVYIRSTDFDRTLESAQANLAGLFPEAAPGSPETDWKPIPVHTVPVSEDKLLRFPMRSCPRYHELLRESTEAADYQEALEGWTDFLTRLGNFTGLSLVGEPLRRAWKVLDTLICQRAHGLDLPSWASPDVLRTLSQISALDIRAHVGPPRAAEKAQLTGGILLDAILSNFSRAQRLGLPLKMVMYSAHDSTLLALQGALGLYDGNTPPYAACMAFEFRGSSREPEEEDGENVTISLIYRNDTSRPPLPLRVPGCPAPCPLGRFQQLTAPARPPAHGAPCHGSYEPASPPATVPLLAGAVAVLAVLSLGLGLLAWRPSCLRALGGAV; encoded by the exons ATGAACTCACCTTTGAGTTTTGATCCTCAATGCCTACCCTTTGACTCCCTCTTCCTGACCTTTAACTTTACCTACTCCAAACTAAATCTGAAGCTTTTGATTTGGGACCCTGCTGACCCTTGGCCTGTCCACCCGCTCTGCTGCCCTCATCTACCCCAGGTATACATCCGCAGCACAGATTTTGACCGGACATTGGAGAGTGCACAAGCCAACCTGGCTGGGCTCTTCCCTGAGGCTGCCCCTGGAAGTCCTGAAACTGACTGGAAGCCCATTCCAGTGCATACAGTGCCTGTGTCTGAGGACAAG tTGCTGAGGTTCCCCATGCGCAGCTGTCCTCGATACCATGAGCTGTTGCGGGAGTCCACAGAGGCAGCTGACTACCAGGAGGCCCTGGAGGGCTGGACG GACTTCCTGACCCGCCTGGGCAACTTCACCGGGCTGTCCCTGGTTGGAGAGCCACTCCGCAGAGCATGGAAAGTTCTGGATACCTTGATCTGCCAG cgTGCCCATGGTCTTGATCTCCCATCCTGGGCCTCCCCAGATGTCTTGAGGACTCTGTCACAGATTTCTGCTCTGGATATCAGGGCACATGTGGGCCCACCCCGAGCAGCAGAAAAAGCCCAGCTGACAGGCG GGATTCTGCTGGATGCCATCCTCAGCAACTTCTCACGGGCCCAGCGCCTGGGGCTGCCCCTCAAGATGGTCATGTACTCAGCT CATGACAGCACCCTGCTGGCCCTCCAGGGAGCCCTGGGCCTCTACGATGGGAACACCCCACCTTACGCTGCCTGCATGGCCTTTGAATTCCGGGGGAGCTCCAGGGAaccagaggaggaagatggaga GAATGTCACCATCTCTCTCATCTACCGCAATGATACCTCCCGCCCACCCCTGCCACTCAGGGTCCCTGGGTGCCCAGCTCCCTGTCCACTTGGGCGCTTCCAGCAGCTGACTGCTCCAGCCCGGCCTCCAGCTCACGGGGCCCCCTGCCATGGTTCTTATGAGCCTGCCAGCCCCCCAG CCACGGTGCCCCTGCTGGCCGGAGCTGTGGCTGTGCTGGCTGTGCTAAGCCTGGGGCTTGGCCTTCTGGCCTGGAGACCCAGCTGCCTGCGGGCCCTGGGAGGGGCTGTGTGA